The sequence below is a genomic window from Streptomyces sp. NBC_00582.
CGCCGGTCTGCACGACGCCGGCCGGGGCATCACACGTCGGCACGATCCCACCGGGCACCCCCTGCCCGAAACGCAGAGCCGTTCCTGGGCACAGACCGCAGTCCCGGGCCGGCCGGGCTCCTGGATCTGGCTGGAGCGCACCGGCGAGGCGCGGCCACTGGACGCGCTCGTCCTCGAACGCGCGGCCAAAGCGATCCACACACTCACGGGACACTCCGCCGACCGTTCCGCCGACGCCGCGGTGCGGATCGCCTGCGACCCCGACGCCTCCGCAAGCGACCGCTCCGACGCCGCCAAACGGCTGGGACTCACCGGCCCCGTCACCGTCATCGCCTCCCCCGGACCGCTGCCACCCCACTCGACACGGATCGGCCGGCACATGGTCGCCCTGGTCCGCGGAACACCGGACCTGCCACCGGACCTGCGAGCCGGGACCGCGATCGCCCAGGACCCGGCCCACCTGCCGACCACTCTGGAACAGGCCCGTCTCGCACTCCGGCTGACCGACCGGGCAAACGGCCCCGGCCCCTCCCAGCTGGCATACGACGACCTCGGCGCCCTCGCCGTCCTGGCCGAGCGGACCACGCCGCAGGAGGCGGCCGCCATCACCGACGTACTCCACCTGGACCACATACGCGCCACCCGCCCCTGGGTGATCGACACCCTCCAGGCGGTGCTCGACCACGCCAGCCTGCGGCAAGCCGCGACCGGCCTCCACCTCCACCACTCGACCCTCCAGGAACGCCTGGCCTGGCTCGCGGCCCGGCTCGGATACACGGTGACGAAGCCCGGCGGGCGCCAACGCACCGCCGTCGCCATCGCTTACTGGCGGATCGCCCACAGCGAGACGAACTGGTCGACGACCACGGCCGAGAAAGGGCAGTGACCGATCAACGCGGATCTGTCGACCAGCAAGTCGCCAGGTGAGTGACACGACGATCGAGCAATGGCCCGTGGCCCAGTCGGCCCGGGCTGCCGAGGCCGGCAGCGCCAGTCGCGTCGGCACCGCTGCCCCGGCATGGCCCCCACACCGCGCGGATTGAGCCGGGTCGCTACGCGGTCGCGAGGGGACTCTCGACGACTGCCACAGGACGTCTTCGCCCGGCTGCCCGCTACAACACCCACCGCCGCACTCACGCTCGTCGCGTGACCAGAGATGACGCTCGTCGGGCACCGATTCACTAGTGAACCGGAGCCCGGGCCGAGACGGGTCAGTCGGCGTGCAGGGCCGTGCGCAGAGTGCTGATCGCCTGGTTGATGGCGGCTTCGGCGGCGTGAGTCTCGCGCAGAGCGTCGAGCATCACGAAGTCGTGGATGATCCCCTGGTAGCGGACCGCGGTGACGGGCACGCCTGCCTGGCGGAGCTTGTTGGCGTAGGCCTCGCCCTCGTCGCGCAGGACGTCGGCCTCGGCAGTGATCACGAGGGCCGGGGGCAGATCACGCAGCTGCTCGACGGAGGCGCGCAGGGGGCTCGCGGTGATCTCGTCGCGCTGCTTCTCGTCGGCCGTGTACTGGTCCCAGAACCACTGCATGGCGTCGCGACGCAGGAAGTAGCCCTCGGCGAACTGGCCGTAGGAGGGCGTGTCGAAAGCCGCGTCGGTGACCGGGTAGAACAGCACCTGCTGCACCAGTGGGACGTCACCCCGCTCCTTGGCCATGAGCGTGAGCGCGGCGCTCATGTTGCCGCCGACCGAGTCTCCGGCGACGGCGATACGGGTGGCGTCGAGGCCCTTGGCCGCACCCTCGGTGACGATCCAGCGGGCGACGGCGTAGTTCTGCTCGATGGCGACCGGGTAGCGGGCCTCGGGCGAGAGGTCGTACTCGGGGAAGACCACGGCCGCGCCCACGCCGACGGCGAGTTCACGCACCAGGCGGTCGTGAGTGTGCGCGTTCCCGAAGACCCAGCCCGCGCCATGGATGTAGAGGATCACAGGGAGAGTGCCGGCGGCTCCGGCGGGGCGGACGACGCGGGCGCGGACCCGGCCGGTCGGCCCCCCGGAAACGGTGACCCACTCCTCGTCGACGTCCGGCTTGGCGATGTCACCGGACTGGACCTCGTCGACGGTCTTGCGACCCTCGACCGGACCGAGGTCGAAGAGGTACGGCGGGTTCGCGGTGGCCTCGGCGAAGGACTGGGCGGCGGGTTCGAGAACGGGACGAGCGTTGGTGTCGGTCATGGCGACCTCCTCGGTGCGGGTGCCGCGGAACACTCCTGACGGTAGTCCCGGTCGGAAGCGGTGGCACAGCAAGAAGAGTAGCGAGCGATTAAGTCGTGCACAACTAATTAGGGCCCGATATATCCGAGGAGACTCCAACCGCTGATGAAGGCGGCCGCCACCTCGGTGAACGGCATCAACGTCGCAAGCCTCGCCGGCGGCGGCTTCACCGCCCGATCAGGAACCCTCGAGAAGAGCCGCACCCATTCTCTTGTCCTGAGCGCGATCCGACCGTACGCTCCCCTGAGCACAAGACGTCCGATGAATCATCTCACGACGGACTGCCATCCGCGGGTATTCAAGGGACCGATTGTGAAAACTTCCAGTTACGTTGACGCATCCGAGCCGCTCCCCCGGCGACTCCATGCGAGCCACCCGAAGAATGAACCTGAATCATCGGAGCTTTCGATTCGGGGACACCTCCTCGAGGAGCATCAATGCCGCTGTTCCCCTGCAGCCTCACGCGCCGGTGCGTCGGCAACCCTCCGCAGGACATTGGCTCACGGTTGGTTCGGGCTCCGTTACCCCCCGGTCCGCGCCCGGATCGCCACTGACTCCCACCCCCTCCAGTCCCCCTACCGAGCGCTCCGCACTCGGGTCGTGCTTCACAAGGAAGTGATCACGCATATGTACGGCTACCGAAGAACGGCAGCACTGGGCGCCTCCCTCGGCCTCGCGCTGACCGCGGCACTCTCTCTTTCAACCCCCGCCCCCTCCGCCCAAGCGGCGACGGCGACGACCGCCTGGCAGTCAGGGGCGTTCCAGGTCGACACCCCGAACCTGGTCCGCCGCTCGAACGTGGTCCTGGTCAGGCCCAACACGGTCCAGTCGCAGTTCATGCCGCTCGGCAACGGAACGCTGGGCGCCGCGGTGTGGGCGGCGGGTGGGTTCACCGCCCAGCTCAACCGCTCCGACACCTTTCCGCAGCGCAAGTCACCGGGCTGGCTGACCATACCGGGGCTGTCCGCACTCACCAGCGCCCCGGACTTCACCGCCCACCTCGACCTCTACGACGGCACACTGGTCGAGTCCGGGGGCGGCATGACCGCCACCATCTACACCCGCGCGGACAAGGACGAGCTGGTCGTCGATGTCACCGGTGCCGATCCGGGCTCCGCGCAGACCGCGCAGCTGGCCCTGTGGTCGGGCCGCTCCCCGCAGGCGCTGGCCTCCGGGAAGATCGCCACCCTCGGCGAGACCTGGGTGGACAACACCCAGAGCGGGGCGACCGGGGACACGTTCGGCTCGCTCGGCGCTATCACCGCCGGCGGGCAGGGCGTCAGCGCGAGCGTCGTCGACTCCAAGACCGTCAAGGTCTCGTTCACGCCCAACGCCGACGGCAGTTTCCGGGTCGTCGCCGCCGCCCCGCACTGGACCGGCGGCGACGCCCAGGCCACCGCCACGACCCTGCTCGGCAGCGACGCGACCACCGCCTCCTCCACTCTCAAAGCGTCCCACCTGTCCTGGTGGCACTCCTTCTGGGGCAGAGTCGGTCTGATCAAGCTCTCGTCCTCCGACGGCAGCGCCGACTACATGGAGAACCTTCGCGTCCTCGACCTGTACGGCGCCGCCGCGCAGAGCCGCGACACCTACCCCGGCTCGCAGGCCGGCATCGCCGACCTGTTCTCCGCCTACCAGGACAGCCACAGGTGGGACCCGGGCGCCTGGTGGCACTGGAACACCCGCATGCAGGTCCAGGCGAACCTCTCCGCCGGCGCCTTCGACCTCAACGCCCCCTACTTCCGCCTCTACCGTGACAACCTGACCAACATCCAGGACTGGACCAAGGCCCACATGGGCAACCGTGCGGGCATCTGCGTCCCGGAGACGATGCGTTTCAACGGCGTCGGCTACGAGAACGGAAGCAACTACGCCGCGCTGAACTGCGACTCCGCGACCAGCGCCACCTGGAACGCCCGCACCATCAGCACCGGCGCCGAGGTCGGCCTGTGGGTGTGGCAGCAGTACAAGATGACCGGTGACCAGTCGTTCCTGTCCGCCAACTACCCGCTGATGGCGGAGGCCGCCCGCTTCCTGCTGGCCTACTCCACCACCGGCGCCGACGGTTTCCTGCACACCTTCCCCTCCAACGCGCACGAGACGCAGTGGGACGTCCACGACCCCACCACCGACATCGCCGCCATGCAGGCCCTGTTCCCGGTGACCGTCCAGGCCGCGCAGGCACTGGGCCGTGACGCCGATCTCGTCACGCAGCTCAACGCCGCGATCCCCAAGATCCGCCCCTTCGCCCGCACCGACATCGCGACCAAGAGCCAGCTGCTCTCCGCCGCCGACGACGCCGCCGGCGCCAACATGCTCGCGCCGTCCTACGACCCGTCGGCGACCAAGCACAACAGCGAGAACATCGGCCTTGAGCCGGTCTGGCCGTACAACCTGATCGGCGACTCCGGAAGCCTGACCGACCTGGCGAAGCGCACCTTCACCAACCGCCCCAACAAGCAGGAGAACGACTGGAGCAACGACCCCATCCAGGCCGCCCGCCTCGGACTGGGCAGCGACGTCGCCAACACCCTCATCGGGCTCACCAAGAAGTACCAGACACTCCCCTCGGGCCTGGCGACTTTCGTGGGCAACGAACCCTACGGTGAGCAGCAGGGTGTGGTCGCCGCGGCGCTGGGCGAGGCGCTGGTGCAGGACTACGACGGCCTGGTGCGCATCGCCCCCGCCCTGCCGTCGGGCTGGGACGCGGACGGCACGGTGTGCATCCAGGGCGGCAGCAAGGTCTCCGTCCAGGTCCGCGGCGGAACGGTGACCACCGTCGGCATCAACGCCGGCTCCACCGGCACCATCGCCGTCCGCAACCCCTGGCCCGGCCAGCAGATCCAGGTCGTCGACGGCGACGACGAGAGCACCGTCGTGGTCACCTCGACCACCGCCTCCCAGATCGCCATCCCCGCCGTGAACGGCCACTCCTACCTCGTCCAGCAGGTCTCCGACCCGGTCGGCGGACGCACGGTGACCCCGGTGACCGGCACCCCCGCCACCCAGCCCCGCACCCTCGGCTCCGTGTCGATCGGCCTGACAACCACCGGCAGCCTGGTCAGCGCCGCCTCCAACCGCTGCATGGACGACCCGGGCGCCAGCACCACCAACGGCACCCAGATCGACATCTGGGACTGCGGTGGGGGTGCGAACCAGAAGTGGACACCCGGCGCCGGCAACACCCTGACCGTCCTGGGCAAGTGCCTGGACGCCAGCGGCGGCGGAACCACACCCGGTACCAAGGTGATCATCTACACCTGCAGCGGTTCCGCCAACCAGCAATGGACCTTCAAGGCGGACGGCAGCATCCAGGGCGTGCCGTCCGGCCTGTGCCTGGACGTCACCGCAGGCGCCACCACCAACGGCACCAAGCTCCAGCTCTCGACCTGCACCGGCGCCGCCAACCAGCGCTGGACCAAGGTCTGACCATCGCCGGGCCTGGGCGGAACCTGCACTCGGCTCCCCCAGGCCCGGCCAATCATGGAACGTGTCACGCCGCCACGAGACGACCGGGCGTTGGGTCTTCGGGCATGACGATCCGCACGTCACCACGGAATATGGCTACTTGGGCCACGTCTGGCGCTGCGCACCCGGGGCTCGGCTCGTGGCGTACACCTGTCAGATCTCGCGACCGGCCCGGTGTCCGTGGACGATGGCGATCTCGATGTCCCGCGGCTGGTAGCAGTCACCGATCGCCTGGACGTCCGGGTGCTGCTTCGCCAGCTGTCGGTAGAGCGAGTCGTCCGCGATGCCACCGGCGGCTACGACGACGGTGTCGATGCCTTCGATGGTGTCGGGCTCCCAGGTGACGACATTGAACGTGGTGACCGATCCGTCTTCGATCTCATGGATCGCGGTGTGGGTCTGCAGCTCGACTCGGGGGCTGTTCATGAGCGCTTCGAGCAGATGGTGTCGCGCGGGCGACGGCATTTCGGGGGCCACGGTCTCCATCCCGGTCACGAACCTGACGTTGTGTCGCTTGGCGGCGAGGTGGTCGGCTGTGGTGGCCCCTTCCGCCCGGCCGCCGACGTCGAACACAAGCACGTTCGTACCGGCCACGGTGTGGTCGGCGAGGACTTCTCGCGCAGTGTGCACGTGCGGGAGGTTTGCGCCGGTCACCTCCGGAACGAAGGGCGTGGACCCGGTGGCGACGAGGATGACGTCGGGAGACTCGGCCAGAACGGTCTTCGCGTCGGCCTCCACGCCGAGCCGGATATCCACCCCGACCTTCGGCAGCTGCCGTTCGAACCAGAGGATGACCTCCTCGAAGTTGCCGCGTTTCGGTGTCGTCATGACGAGATTGACCTGGCCGCCCATGCGCTGGCCGCGTTCGAAGAGGACCACCTCGTGTCCCCGCGTGGCAGCGGTGCGGGCCGCCTCCATGCCGGCCGGCCCGGCGCCGACGATGACGACCCGCTTCGGTGCGTGAACCGGATCCAGCTCTCCCCACGCCTGTTCCCGGCCGGTGACGGGGTTGTAGATGCACCCGACGCCAAGACCTTTGTCGACATGGCCGACGCAGGACTGGGTGCAGGCGATGCAGGTGCGGATGTCGTCGGTGCGACCTTCCCGCGCCTTGTTCGGGAAGTGCGGGTCGGCGATGAGGGTCTTCGCCATTCCGACGATGTCGAGCTTTCCGTCGGCGATGCTCTGCTCCGCGAAGGCGGGTGAGTCCTGACGACCCGCTCCGGTGATCGGCAGTTCGATGCCGGCGTCCTTCATGGCCTCGGACAGGTGGACGAAGGCT
It includes:
- a CDS encoding alpha/beta hydrolase, whose protein sequence is MTDTNARPVLEPAAQSFAEATANPPYLFDLGPVEGRKTVDEVQSGDIAKPDVDEEWVTVSGGPTGRVRARVVRPAGAAGTLPVILYIHGAGWVFGNAHTHDRLVRELAVGVGAAVVFPEYDLSPEARYPVAIEQNYAVARWIVTEGAAKGLDATRIAVAGDSVGGNMSAALTLMAKERGDVPLVQQVLFYPVTDAAFDTPSYGQFAEGYFLRRDAMQWFWDQYTADEKQRDEITASPLRASVEQLRDLPPALVITAEADVLRDEGEAYANKLRQAGVPVTAVRYQGIIHDFVMLDALRETHAAEAAINQAISTLRTALHAD
- a CDS encoding oxidoreductase — translated: MTDFPNLFSPIQVGPYILKNRIMNTGHAAHFQLGDGTPTDAYAYYVRERAKGGAGVIVTGHTVPVYDGDASLSLATYGDATMDAFSKMAQGCHEFDVPLIAQLGHRGRRLMDHAGFLRRDIVAPSPVPTPEYSVPLFMPHELSTGEVEGIVESFGAAAHRMRRCDFDGIELAIGMDYLFANFLHPHGNRRDDKYGGHDLSERMTFLNEVLEVTREGIGKDRILGVRLYDDGVDYSMSLPEHIELAKILEAEQLVDYISIWQAITSVPRSGRAHWPSHYFETGAFVHLSEAMKDAGIELPITGAGRQDSPAFAEQSIADGKLDIVGMAKTLIADPHFPNKAREGRTDDIRTCIACTQSCVGHVDKGLGVGCIYNPVTGREQAWGELDPVHAPKRVVIVGAGPAGMEAARTAATRGHEVVLFERGQRMGGQVNLVMTTPKRGNFEEVILWFERQLPKVGVDIRLGVEADAKTVLAESPDVILVATGSTPFVPEVTGANLPHVHTAREVLADHTVAGTNVLVFDVGGRAEGATTADHLAAKRHNVRFVTGMETVAPEMPSPARHHLLEALMNSPRVELQTHTAIHEIEDGSVTTFNVVTWEPDTIEGIDTVVVAAGGIADDSLYRQLAKQHPDVQAIGDCYQPRDIEIAIVHGHRAGREI
- a CDS encoding helix-turn-helix domain-containing protein codes for the protein MRELIGRLDVADDATAGALRVIDHFDGLVEERATLAAVVRAVAALAGCPAGLHDAGRGITRRHDPTGHPLPETQSRSWAQTAVPGRPGSWIWLERTGEARPLDALVLERAAKAIHTLTGHSADRSADAAVRIACDPDASASDRSDAAKRLGLTGPVTVIASPGPLPPHSTRIGRHMVALVRGTPDLPPDLRAGTAIAQDPAHLPTTLEQARLALRLTDRANGPGPSQLAYDDLGALAVLAERTTPQEAAAITDVLHLDHIRATRPWVIDTLQAVLDHASLRQAATGLHLHHSTLQERLAWLAARLGYTVTKPGGRQRTAVAIAYWRIAHSETNWSTTTAEKGQ
- a CDS encoding RICIN domain-containing protein encodes the protein MLHKEVITHMYGYRRTAALGASLGLALTAALSLSTPAPSAQAATATTAWQSGAFQVDTPNLVRRSNVVLVRPNTVQSQFMPLGNGTLGAAVWAAGGFTAQLNRSDTFPQRKSPGWLTIPGLSALTSAPDFTAHLDLYDGTLVESGGGMTATIYTRADKDELVVDVTGADPGSAQTAQLALWSGRSPQALASGKIATLGETWVDNTQSGATGDTFGSLGAITAGGQGVSASVVDSKTVKVSFTPNADGSFRVVAAAPHWTGGDAQATATTLLGSDATTASSTLKASHLSWWHSFWGRVGLIKLSSSDGSADYMENLRVLDLYGAAAQSRDTYPGSQAGIADLFSAYQDSHRWDPGAWWHWNTRMQVQANLSAGAFDLNAPYFRLYRDNLTNIQDWTKAHMGNRAGICVPETMRFNGVGYENGSNYAALNCDSATSATWNARTISTGAEVGLWVWQQYKMTGDQSFLSANYPLMAEAARFLLAYSTTGADGFLHTFPSNAHETQWDVHDPTTDIAAMQALFPVTVQAAQALGRDADLVTQLNAAIPKIRPFARTDIATKSQLLSAADDAAGANMLAPSYDPSATKHNSENIGLEPVWPYNLIGDSGSLTDLAKRTFTNRPNKQENDWSNDPIQAARLGLGSDVANTLIGLTKKYQTLPSGLATFVGNEPYGEQQGVVAAALGEALVQDYDGLVRIAPALPSGWDADGTVCIQGGSKVSVQVRGGTVTTVGINAGSTGTIAVRNPWPGQQIQVVDGDDESTVVVTSTTASQIAIPAVNGHSYLVQQVSDPVGGRTVTPVTGTPATQPRTLGSVSIGLTTTGSLVSAASNRCMDDPGASTTNGTQIDIWDCGGGANQKWTPGAGNTLTVLGKCLDASGGGTTPGTKVIIYTCSGSANQQWTFKADGSIQGVPSGLCLDVTAGATTNGTKLQLSTCTGAANQRWTKV